The Gordonia sp. KTR9 genome contains a region encoding:
- a CDS encoding SDR family NAD(P)-dependent oxidoreductase, whose amino-acid sequence MGTVASMPSSSKSLSDLAGSRVVVTGATNGIGMATAGALARAGVRVVLAVRDTDLGARRAREFGGDCEVLRLDLADLASVRAFVAELDGPVDALVNNAGMFPHQRRTTPDGFELGMGTNFLGPFALTNLLLPRISRHVVSVGSEGHRRARIDPADLDYRRTRWSAPRAYTGSKLAVMLWGLELDRRLRDVGSPVTSMLTDPGWAASNISNKPGLGALHRVAQGLAGVVGNDLDAGAAPTLHCLTEPVPPGSYVGVDGLWGLRGRPVLSGRARTACDYDLAGRLWTEAETLTGTRWPLG is encoded by the coding sequence ATGGGTACCGTGGCGTCCATGCCCTCCTCGTCGAAGTCCCTGTCCGACCTGGCCGGTTCGCGGGTCGTCGTCACCGGTGCCACCAACGGCATCGGGATGGCCACCGCCGGCGCGCTCGCCCGGGCCGGTGTGCGGGTGGTGCTGGCCGTGCGCGACACCGACCTCGGCGCCCGGCGCGCACGGGAATTCGGTGGCGACTGCGAGGTGCTGCGGCTCGATCTCGCCGACCTCGCCTCGGTCCGGGCGTTCGTCGCGGAACTCGACGGTCCCGTCGATGCGCTCGTCAACAACGCCGGGATGTTTCCCCACCAGCGCAGGACGACACCGGACGGGTTCGAACTGGGTATGGGCACCAACTTCCTCGGACCGTTCGCCCTGACCAACCTCCTGCTGCCGCGCATCAGCAGACACGTAGTGTCCGTGGGTTCCGAAGGTCATCGTCGCGCGCGCATCGACCCCGCCGATCTCGATTATCGGCGCACTCGCTGGTCGGCGCCGCGGGCTTACACCGGTTCCAAGCTCGCGGTCATGCTCTGGGGTCTGGAACTCGACCGACGGTTGCGCGACGTCGGGTCACCGGTGACCTCGATGCTCACCGACCCGGGCTGGGCCGCGTCGAACATCTCGAACAAGCCGGGGCTGGGAGCTCTGCACCGGGTGGCCCAGGGGCTCGCGGGGGTGGTCGGCAACGACCTCGACGCCGGTGCGGCGCCCACGCTGCACTGCCTGACCGAACCGGTCCCGCCGGGCAGCTATGTGGGGGTCGACGGGCTGTGGGGACTGCGCGGCCGGCCGGTGCTGTCGGGCCGGGCCCGCACCGCGTGCGACTACGATCTGGCGGGCCGTCTCTGGACCGAGGCCGAGACCCTCACCGGCACCCGGTGGCCACTGGGGTGA
- a CDS encoding PucR family transcriptional regulator encodes MDKVGIALGRLVLALDQTVATLVSSPRGLDATVTTLAMVDTDDIHYGLGRAARSAEVFLLVGLADEVGVEWLAGLGAHRPVAVLTKNPSRTLIGLAERLGVAVIAIDPHARWERIYNLVTRVLDAGRASTVDGESMESGNTGDLFQLAGEVARRTGGLVSIEDEHAHVLAYSSAGEEADELRRLSILGREGPPEMLAWLRDWGVMDALRKSAGVVRVDARADLGLRPRRAIAIRPASGRQTGSADVMLGVVWLQEGSRPLARDTDEVLIGAGAVAARVIARRRSAGSDHDERVRRLLGVGGEPVDTDHLAAQLGIDPTAAATIVGFTTPDGVRGGQVSALMLHASAFSPPSVTVTIGDRAYVVLPGVALDDAVSWARVAVDAADRQFNLAARAVVAGPDNISGATDLRLSIDRVLDAADREADLIDAVTTVERSRTGVLLGEIIGLLSENPDLVDSRVTGLADLDARSGSDFTASLRAYLDHFGDVRAAAAALHVHPNTLRYRIRRIQALTGMDLDDPSTRLVVALSLRVR; translated from the coding sequence ATGGACAAGGTCGGTATTGCGCTCGGACGGCTGGTCCTCGCCCTCGACCAGACCGTGGCGACCTTGGTCTCGTCTCCGCGCGGACTGGATGCCACGGTGACGACGCTGGCCATGGTCGACACCGACGACATCCACTACGGACTGGGGCGCGCCGCGCGTTCGGCCGAGGTGTTCCTGCTCGTCGGGCTCGCCGACGAGGTCGGTGTCGAATGGCTCGCCGGGCTCGGCGCACACCGGCCGGTCGCCGTCCTGACCAAGAACCCGAGTCGCACCCTGATCGGTCTCGCCGAACGCCTGGGGGTCGCGGTCATCGCCATCGACCCGCACGCACGCTGGGAACGCATCTACAACCTGGTCACCCGCGTGCTCGACGCCGGTCGCGCCTCGACCGTCGACGGCGAGTCCATGGAGTCCGGGAACACCGGTGACCTGTTCCAGCTCGCGGGAGAGGTCGCCCGGCGGACCGGTGGTCTGGTGAGCATCGAGGACGAGCACGCTCACGTCCTGGCCTACAGCTCGGCGGGCGAGGAGGCCGACGAGTTGCGCCGGCTGTCGATCCTGGGGCGCGAGGGACCACCGGAGATGCTGGCCTGGCTGCGGGACTGGGGCGTGATGGACGCGCTGCGGAAGTCCGCCGGCGTCGTGAGGGTCGACGCACGCGCCGACCTGGGACTACGGCCGCGTCGCGCGATCGCCATCCGTCCGGCATCGGGCCGGCAGACCGGATCTGCCGACGTCATGCTGGGCGTCGTCTGGTTGCAGGAGGGGTCGCGTCCGCTTGCTCGCGACACCGACGAGGTCCTCATCGGCGCCGGAGCGGTGGCTGCCCGGGTGATCGCGCGGCGTCGTTCCGCCGGCTCCGACCACGATGAGCGGGTCCGGCGACTCCTCGGCGTGGGCGGAGAACCGGTCGACACAGATCATCTCGCCGCCCAGCTCGGCATCGACCCGACGGCCGCGGCGACGATCGTGGGTTTCACGACTCCCGACGGCGTCCGCGGGGGCCAGGTGTCGGCACTCATGTTGCACGCCAGCGCATTCAGTCCGCCCTCGGTGACGGTCACCATCGGGGACCGCGCCTATGTCGTGCTGCCCGGCGTCGCGCTCGACGACGCCGTCTCCTGGGCCCGGGTCGCCGTCGACGCCGCCGACCGTCAGTTCAATCTGGCGGCGCGTGCCGTGGTCGCGGGACCCGACAACATCTCCGGCGCAACCGATCTGAGGCTCTCGATCGACCGCGTTCTCGACGCCGCGGACCGGGAAGCCGACCTGATCGACGCTGTCACCACCGTCGAGCGATCCCGCACCGGTGTGCTGTTGGGCGAGATCATCGGATTGCTCTCGGAGAACCCCGATCTCGTCGACAGTCGGGTCACCGGCCTCGCCGATCTCGACGCCCGCAGCGGCAGCGATTTCACGGCTTCGCTGCGCGCCTACCTCGACCATTTCGGAGACGTCCGTGCGGCGGCAGCAGCACTGCACGTCCACCCGAACACGTTGCGCTACCGCATACGTCGAATACAGGCGCTCACCGGGATGGATCTCGACGACCCGTCGACACGTCTCGTCGTGGCGCTGTCGCTGCGTGTCCGGTGA
- a CDS encoding glutamine synthetase III family protein codes for MSGSMSRRQAIEAVTTYDVSAPGFAEPLADTFGRNVFSLSVMKKRLPKHVFKAVAATIDTGCALDPTLADYVAVAMKDWAIERGATHYAHVFYPLTGFTAEKHDSFLEPDSTGASLAEFAGKTLMQGEPDASSFPNGGLRGTFEARGYTGWDVTSPAYLLENPNGNTLCIPTIFISWTGEALDKKTPLLRSQQAMSKQAMRLLRLFGHDDVDTVVSYAGAEQEYFLIDEHFFYARPDLMTCNRTLFGAPPSKGQEFDDHYFGAIPERVLSFMIELDRELFKQGIPAKTRHNEVAPGQFEIAPVFERSVLAHDHQQLMMTTMKAVAEKYGMKCLLHEKPFSGVNGSGKHVNFSLGNSNQGNLLNPGDTPHENMQFLTFCGAIIRSVHLYGGLLRAAVASASNDHRLGANEAPPAIISIFLGEQLMDVFEQIAKGGATGSKAAGVIELGVDTLPPLKADPGDRNRTSPFAFTGNRFEYRAPGSNQSISDPMVAINTILADSLDVIAADLEKLLADGLDLADAVQKVLQEIVNSHGAVIFNGNGYSDEWQEEAAARGLKNLRTTVDAVTEYTSPEVIEIFQKYGVLSARELEAREDVIFEYYALTLLVEAKETAEIAKTMIMPAAIRYQGELAGTAASLKMAGIEAPTPLLEELTGLISSLHDGLAALDAGIAGMHGESTFDESKYALETLIPAMATVREVADTLESIVADDLWPLPTYNEMLTIL; via the coding sequence ATGAGTGGCAGCATGTCCCGCCGGCAGGCGATCGAGGCCGTGACGACCTACGACGTGTCGGCGCCCGGTTTCGCCGAACCGCTGGCAGACACGTTCGGGCGCAACGTGTTCAGCTTGTCGGTGATGAAGAAGCGGCTGCCCAAGCACGTCTTCAAGGCGGTCGCCGCGACCATCGACACCGGCTGCGCACTCGACCCCACCCTCGCCGACTACGTCGCGGTGGCGATGAAGGACTGGGCCATCGAGAGGGGCGCCACCCACTACGCCCACGTCTTCTATCCGCTCACCGGGTTCACGGCCGAGAAGCACGACTCGTTCCTCGAACCCGACTCCACCGGCGCGTCCCTCGCCGAGTTCGCGGGCAAGACCTTGATGCAGGGCGAGCCCGACGCGTCGAGCTTCCCCAACGGCGGCCTGCGCGGGACCTTCGAAGCCCGCGGCTACACCGGCTGGGACGTCACAAGTCCCGCCTACCTCCTGGAGAACCCGAACGGCAACACCCTCTGCATCCCGACGATCTTCATCTCGTGGACCGGTGAGGCCCTCGACAAGAAGACCCCGCTGCTGCGCAGCCAGCAGGCCATGAGCAAGCAGGCGATGAGGTTGCTCCGGCTGTTCGGGCACGACGATGTCGACACCGTGGTGTCCTATGCCGGCGCCGAGCAGGAGTACTTCCTGATCGACGAGCACTTCTTCTATGCGCGCCCGGATCTCATGACCTGCAACCGGACCCTGTTCGGCGCCCCGCCGTCGAAGGGTCAGGAGTTCGACGACCACTACTTCGGCGCCATCCCGGAACGCGTGCTGTCCTTCATGATCGAACTCGACCGCGAGTTGTTCAAACAGGGGATCCCGGCGAAGACGCGACACAACGAGGTCGCGCCAGGCCAGTTCGAGATCGCGCCGGTGTTCGAACGGTCGGTTCTCGCGCACGACCATCAGCAACTGATGATGACCACGATGAAGGCCGTCGCCGAGAAGTACGGCATGAAGTGTCTGCTGCACGAGAAGCCGTTCTCCGGCGTCAACGGTTCGGGCAAGCACGTCAACTTCTCGCTCGGCAACAGCAATCAGGGCAACCTGCTCAACCCGGGCGACACCCCGCACGAGAACATGCAGTTCCTGACCTTCTGCGGCGCGATCATCCGCTCGGTACATCTCTACGGCGGACTCCTGCGGGCCGCGGTCGCCTCGGCGTCGAACGACCACCGGCTCGGCGCCAACGAGGCTCCGCCGGCGATCATCTCGATCTTCCTCGGCGAACAGCTGATGGACGTGTTCGAGCAGATCGCCAAGGGCGGCGCCACCGGCTCCAAGGCCGCGGGCGTCATCGAGCTGGGCGTCGACACGCTCCCGCCCCTCAAGGCCGATCCGGGTGATCGCAACCGCACCAGTCCGTTCGCGTTCACCGGCAACCGGTTCGAGTACCGCGCACCGGGTTCCAACCAGTCGATCTCCGATCCGATGGTCGCCATCAACACGATCCTCGCCGACTCCCTCGACGTCATCGCCGCGGACCTCGAGAAGCTCCTCGCCGACGGACTCGACCTCGCCGACGCCGTCCAGAAGGTGTTGCAGGAGATCGTGAACTCGCACGGAGCCGTCATCTTCAACGGCAACGGCTACTCCGACGAATGGCAGGAGGAGGCGGCCGCCCGCGGGCTGAAGAACCTGCGGACGACGGTCGACGCGGTCACGGAGTACACCTCACCGGAGGTGATCGAGATCTTCCAGAAGTACGGCGTGCTGTCGGCCCGCGAGCTCGAGGCCCGTGAGGACGTCATCTTCGAGTACTACGCGCTGACGCTGCTCGTCGAGGCCAAGGAGACCGCGGAGATCGCCAAGACCATGATCATGCCGGCGGCGATCCGCTACCAGGGTGAGCTGGCCGGCACCGCGGCATCACTCAAGATGGCCGGGATCGAAGCTCCCACACCGCTACTCGAGGAACTGACCGGGCTGATCAGCTCCCTCCACGACGGGTTGGCGGCGCTCGATGCCGGCATCGCCGGGATGCATGGCGAGTCCACCTTCGACGAGTCGAAGTACGCGCTGGAGACGCTGATCCCGGCCATGGCCACGGTCCGCGAGGTCGCCGACACACTCGAATCCATCGTGGCCGACGATCTGTGGCCGCTGCCGACCTACAACGAGATGCTCACGATCCTCTAG
- a CDS encoding SulP family inorganic anion transporter: protein MSAEVLTPARQQSVLATLRSPQRLRTEVLAGLVVALALIPEAISFSIIAGVDPRVGLFASFTMAVTIAIVGGRPAMISAATGAVALVVAPLVASHGLDHLIAAVLLAGVIQVILGSLGVARLMRFIPRSVMVGFVNALAILIFTAQLPHLLGVPWLVYPLVAAGLVIIVGLPRLTSAIPSPLVAIVLLTAVTLAAGFSVPDVGDEGELPDSLPTLFFPDVPLNWDTLSVIAPYAFTMALVGLLESLMTAKFVDDLTDTHSDKTREATGQGIANIVTGLFGGMGGCAMIGQTMINVKESRARTRISTFLAGLFLLILVVGLGDIVALIPMAALVAVMIMVSVGTLDWHSVNPKTLRRMPKSETAVMVATVVVTVATHNLAYGVIVGVLTAMVLFARRVAHFTDVVDVADPDPDTRVYAVRGELFFASSNDLVYQFDYVDDPDNVVIDMSGAHIWDASTVATLDAVTTKYAAKGKTATIVGLDDHSAERHRRLSGQLGGES, encoded by the coding sequence ATGTCTGCCGAGGTGCTGACCCCTGCCCGACAACAGTCGGTGTTGGCGACCCTTCGCTCCCCACAACGGTTGCGCACCGAGGTTCTCGCCGGCCTCGTCGTCGCGCTCGCGCTCATCCCCGAGGCGATCTCGTTCTCGATCATCGCCGGGGTCGACCCGCGGGTCGGCCTGTTCGCGTCGTTCACGATGGCGGTGACGATCGCGATCGTCGGCGGCCGTCCGGCGATGATCTCCGCCGCCACCGGCGCGGTGGCGCTCGTCGTGGCTCCTCTGGTCGCCAGTCACGGCCTGGACCACCTCATCGCGGCTGTGCTCCTCGCCGGCGTCATCCAGGTCATCCTCGGCTCGCTCGGCGTCGCCCGACTGATGCGGTTCATCCCGCGCAGCGTGATGGTCGGATTCGTCAACGCGCTGGCCATCCTGATCTTCACCGCCCAGCTTCCGCACCTGCTGGGCGTGCCGTGGCTGGTGTATCCGCTCGTCGCGGCCGGGCTCGTGATCATCGTCGGCCTCCCGCGACTCACCTCGGCGATCCCGTCGCCGCTCGTCGCGATCGTGCTGCTCACCGCGGTCACCCTCGCGGCCGGGTTCTCCGTCCCCGATGTCGGCGACGAGGGCGAACTGCCCGACAGCCTGCCGACGTTGTTCTTCCCCGACGTCCCGCTGAACTGGGACACGCTGTCGGTCATCGCTCCCTACGCATTCACCATGGCACTCGTGGGGCTGCTCGAGTCGCTGATGACCGCCAAGTTCGTCGACGACCTCACCGACACCCATTCGGACAAGACACGTGAGGCCACCGGTCAGGGAATCGCGAACATCGTGACCGGCCTCTTCGGCGGGATGGGCGGGTGCGCGATGATCGGCCAGACGATGATCAACGTCAAGGAGTCCCGGGCCCGCACCCGCATCTCGACGTTCCTGGCCGGACTGTTCCTGCTCATCCTGGTCGTCGGACTGGGCGACATCGTCGCCCTGATCCCCATGGCCGCGCTCGTCGCCGTCATGATCATGGTGTCGGTGGGCACCCTGGACTGGCACAGCGTCAACCCGAAGACGTTGCGGCGCATGCCGAAGAGTGAGACCGCGGTGATGGTCGCGACCGTCGTCGTCACCGTGGCCACCCACAATCTCGCCTACGGCGTCATCGTGGGCGTCCTCACCGCCATGGTGCTGTTCGCACGCCGGGTCGCGCACTTCACGGACGTGGTCGATGTCGCCGATCCCGATCCGGACACTCGCGTCTATGCGGTTCGGGGTGAACTGTTCTTCGCGTCGAGTAACGACCTCGTCTACCAGTTCGACTATGTCGACGACCCGGACAACGTCGTGATCGACATGAGTGGCGCACACATCTGGGACGCGTCGACGGTGGCCACCCTCGACGCCGTCACCACCAAGTACGCAGCCAAGGGCAAGACCGCAACCATAGTCGGCCTCGACGACCACAGCGCCGAACGTCACAGACGTCTGAGCGGACAGCTCGGCGGCGAAAGCTGA
- a CDS encoding MerR family transcriptional regulator, which produces MTDDGADTTGHLQIGAVATETGLSIKTIRHYDEVGLVIPSARSAGGFRLYTRADVDRLFVIRRMKPLGFTLDDMRKLLNAEGVLDDADASSADRGAALETLADFRERARHAGARLERQLDYARELTTQLSNRLGDRPSGLTT; this is translated from the coding sequence GTGACCGACGATGGCGCAGACACCACCGGACATCTGCAGATCGGCGCGGTGGCAACGGAAACCGGGTTGTCCATCAAGACGATCCGCCACTACGACGAGGTCGGTCTCGTCATCCCGTCGGCCCGCTCCGCCGGGGGCTTCCGCCTGTACACACGTGCCGACGTCGATCGGTTGTTCGTCATCCGACGGATGAAACCGCTCGGGTTCACCCTCGACGACATGCGCAAGCTCCTGAACGCCGAGGGCGTCCTCGACGACGCCGACGCCTCTTCGGCGGATCGCGGGGCCGCACTGGAGACACTTGCGGACTTCCGGGAACGCGCGCGACATGCCGGCGCCAGGCTGGAACGCCAGCTCGACTACGCGCGTGAGCTCACCACCCAGCTGTCGAACCGGCTCGGCGACCGGCCTTCCGGTCTGACGACGTGA
- the pruA gene encoding L-glutamate gamma-semialdehyde dehydrogenase: MDAITTPPQPSNEPVHSYAPGSPERARIVDELARQSHAGRREFPHIIGGHLSLGAGEQIDVVQPHAHREVLGFITNATHDDARAAMDSARAAADDWAHTSFDDRAAVILRAAELLAGPWRERIAAATMLGQSKSVQQAEIDAPCELVDFWRFNVAFAREILAEQPESSPGVWNRLDHRPLDGFVYAVTPFNFTAIAANLPTAPVLMGNTVVWKPSPTQAYSAQLIMALLEAAGLPPGVINLVHGDGAAVSDVVLADRDLAGIHFTGSTRTFRHLWREVGANIEHYRNYPRLVGETGGKDFIVAHASAEPHALRTALSRGAFEYQGQKCSAASRAYIARSVWDRMGDEFLGEAAELTYGDVRDLTNFGGAVIDRRAFDKQVAAIDRAKSSASLTVAVGGDCDDSEGFFVRPTVLLSDDPTDEAFATEYFGPILAVHVYDDADYESILGLVDSTAQYALTGSIMATDVAAVALASDRLRNAAGNFYVNDKPTGAVVGQQPFGGGRASGTNDKAGSKQNLMRWTSTRTIKETFTPPTTSTYPHMVADWTGI; the protein is encoded by the coding sequence ATGGATGCCATCACCACTCCCCCTCAACCGTCCAATGAACCCGTCCACAGCTATGCCCCCGGTTCGCCCGAGCGCGCGCGCATCGTCGACGAGCTGGCGCGGCAGTCCCATGCCGGCCGGCGCGAGTTTCCCCACATCATCGGTGGTCACCTGAGCCTCGGTGCGGGCGAACAAATCGACGTCGTCCAGCCTCATGCGCACCGCGAGGTCCTCGGTTTCATCACCAACGCCACGCACGACGACGCCCGCGCCGCGATGGATTCGGCCCGCGCCGCCGCCGACGACTGGGCGCACACCAGCTTCGACGACCGCGCGGCGGTCATCCTGCGCGCCGCCGAACTGCTGGCCGGGCCGTGGCGCGAGCGGATCGCGGCGGCGACGATGCTCGGTCAGTCGAAGTCGGTGCAGCAGGCCGAGATCGACGCCCCGTGCGAGCTCGTCGACTTCTGGCGGTTCAACGTCGCCTTCGCCCGCGAGATCCTCGCCGAACAACCGGAGTCGTCACCGGGGGTGTGGAATCGGCTCGACCACCGCCCGCTGGATGGGTTCGTCTACGCCGTGACCCCGTTCAACTTCACCGCGATCGCCGCGAACCTGCCCACCGCTCCGGTCCTGATGGGCAACACCGTCGTGTGGAAACCATCGCCCACGCAGGCTTATTCGGCGCAGCTGATCATGGCTCTGCTCGAGGCGGCCGGATTGCCACCGGGCGTGATCAACCTCGTGCACGGCGACGGCGCGGCCGTCTCGGATGTGGTGCTCGCCGACCGGGATCTGGCCGGCATCCACTTCACCGGGTCGACGCGGACGTTCCGTCATCTGTGGCGCGAGGTGGGCGCCAACATCGAGCACTACCGGAACTATCCGCGCCTCGTCGGCGAGACCGGCGGCAAGGACTTCATCGTCGCGCATGCCTCGGCCGAACCGCATGCTCTGCGAACAGCATTGTCCCGCGGCGCCTTCGAGTACCAGGGACAGAAGTGTTCGGCAGCATCGCGGGCCTACATCGCACGATCGGTGTGGGACCGGATGGGCGACGAGTTCCTGGGCGAGGCCGCCGAACTCACCTACGGAGATGTCCGCGACCTGACGAACTTCGGTGGTGCGGTGATCGATCGGCGCGCGTTCGACAAGCAGGTCGCGGCGATCGATCGCGCCAAGTCGTCGGCGTCGCTGACCGTCGCGGTCGGCGGGGACTGCGACGACAGCGAGGGATTCTTCGTGCGGCCCACCGTGCTGCTGTCCGACGACCCGACCGACGAGGCGTTCGCGACGGAGTACTTCGGTCCCATCCTCGCCGTCCATGTCTACGACGACGCGGACTACGAGAGCATTCTCGGGCTGGTGGATTCGACGGCGCAGTACGCACTGACCGGCTCCATCATGGCCACCGACGTCGCCGCTGTCGCGCTGGCGTCCGATCGTCTGCGCAACGCCGCAGGCAACTTCTATGTCAACGACAAACCGACCGGCGCGGTGGTCGGACAGCAGCCCTTCGGCGGGGGCCGGGCGTCGGGCACCAACGACAAGGCCGGATCGAAGCAGAACCTGATGCGGTGGACGTCCACCCGGACGATCAAGGAGACCTTCACCCCGCCCACCACGTCGACGTACCCGCACATGGTGGCCGACTGGACGGGGATCTGA